ATGTATTGAATTTTAATGTTTCTCCCTCCCACATAGTTGCTTACACACTGAAGGCCTATACACCATTATTCCAGTCATCTAGTTAcactgctctctgtctctctctctgtctctctctctgtctctctctctgtctctctctctgtctctctctctgtctctctctctgtctctctctctgtctctctctctgtctctctctctgtctctctctcgtccCAGCCTCTTCtcatatgcaaacacacattgCTGGGGGTAATGTTCTGAAACGTCCTTTATGCTGGCGGCTCTGATGGAGCTTGTCCCCGCTGGGCTGTTGAgcatgtgcagaccagctgcatctcgcttcatttattttaggtTTCATTCCTCATATGCTATAAACATTTCTGAGGATGTACGCACGTGCACAACCTGTACGTACACTGAAATTAGAAGGGTCTTGGCTGCAAATTGTTTGAGTTACTAGGCCATTTTACTTAATAAATTGACAAtttaatgtatacatttatacttATATTCACTGAGGTGCCAGTGTATTGAGTATACTGATCTTGTAACTAATCAACTGAAGTATGGAGGAGTGcacataatacagtatattgggAGACTGctcatatgtatgtatgtgtgtgtgcgtgtgtacctGTGAAAATCCTGGCGTCGCCACACTGTATGTTCTCTGATGTCTGCCCAGTGAGGCGTTCTGTGCCATTAGCCGAGAGGTGGAGCTGTAATCGGGAGACGGCAGAACCATCGGTTCCCTCTCTAGAAGATTCCCTGTGCTGCAGCTCCTACCATGCTGAAAACTACACACAAACTTTATATTAGTCAACTACCAATTAAACACGCACTGAGTAAACTGTTCTAACAGTAAAATCAGTGATGATAAATTAATGCACAGTTAACTTCACTTTAACTTTATAGCCATTAATTTAGCTCTGGTGAATTTATCATGTTCCTACACATACATTCTCTTCTTAAAAACAACTGTCCATATGTCAAATCAGtggactgtttaaaaaaaaaaaaaaaaaaaaaaagtctaggcGATGAAGAGGCAGGTCTAAATTCCCACCTGGGGAAAGGTATTTATTGTGACTGTTTTGTTTTACCTGACGCCGAGTCGGCTGCTGTCTGTCTCAGGGATCACTCTGGTGTAGGAGAAGGGGAACCATCCTCGCCTGGtgtatacaaatacaaattcaacatCAAGCACAATTCGTATGAGCAATATATACTTCACCAGTTTAGTTCCTGATCTAATGAGTGCAATGTGAAATAGTAGAATAAAACTAACTAACGACAGCTTTAGCAAGactttctctcatgtctgtcttAGAATAGATTTTTGCTAGAACGTAATGACTGTAGTGCTGAATTTACACCAAAGAGTGGAATATtcaaagcatttatttaaagattttatcaACTACCCATTTTATCACACATTACGATTTTATCGTACCATTAAATACgattaaacaggttttctgtttgAGTAAGCAGGTTTTCTGTTTGAGTAAACAGGGTTTCTGTTAAAGTAAACAGGGTTTCTGTTTGAGTAAACAGGGTTTCTGTTAAAGTAAACAGGGTTTCTGTTAAAGTAAACAGGGTTTCTGTTTGAGTAAACAGGGTTTTTGTTAAAGTAAACAGGGTTTCTGTTTGAGTAAACAGGGTTTCTGTTAAAGTAAACAGGGTTTCTGTTtgagtaaacagtaaaaagtaTTTTGAACAAGAAAACAGAATTAAACAGGATTTTGTTTGAGTAAACAACTTTTTGTTTGAGTAAACAGTTTGAATAGACAGTTGTTTGAGTAAACATGTTTTCTGTTTGAGTACATAGTTTTTTGTTCAAGTAAACGGGTTTTCTACTTgattaaacaggttttctgttcaAGAGAAAAGCAATGTGTTTCAGAGCAATGTGtcgaaattattttaaatacgtGCCACTCACATCCTGgttttctcactctctccataGTGCCAACCATCCCGGGCCTCGGGCACCAGCAGTGTGATAATGTCGCCTTCAGTGAAGCTGAGCAGTGTGTTGTTGTCTCCGGCTGAGTGTGAAAAGATTGCCTGGACACGGGTTCGCCCATTCCTCTCCAGGCCAGCCGCCACTGAGCTCGACCTAGgcagtgtctgtgtctctgctgTGTTCAAAGGTAAAACAGTTAGAGGTCtagtaacagtcagaggcatGACCGATCAAAAGAAGGGCAAAGGGGGCGGTTGAAGTGGGCAAAACAAGTCAAAACAGTATGATAAAGCAAATTTCCACTATGGTATTTAACTAAGGTACAGAGGTGTTCTATATATCATACATCTGTAGGAACAAACAGGGGtcacaatatttatatacattgcACATTTCATCTGTTTTCCTCCAGAACTTTGCTTTTAAAGCACCTGAAAATACCATCAGACACCAGCTGTGTCCTTCACCCATTTTCCTGGCTTTTTAAAGCCTGTCCTTTCTATTCCCTCCAGTTCTGGCCTGTTTTCATTAAGCATGTTTGGACTCATATAGCCAGAGTTCAAGAGAAACTGTCTTctaatggagagagagagagagaaaggtaggATTGCTGCAGCAAGTCACCTACTTTTATCCGGAAACGACAACTGTCCTTACATATCCCATCCAGTTAAAGGAATAGCCAGTGGCTGAAGTTAGCTAAAGCCCCTCCCTTTAGTGTGTATATAACAAGTATaataattttccaaaaaaaaaagaaaaatcattgtTAGACTTCTCAAAAGTCTACATGTACTTACCCAGAGTGCTCTTGCCCTTGATGGGTGCCACTTTTCGGACAGGCAGTGTGTTGGAGTAGATCTCACCGCTGTGCCGGTGGACCTGTGTTGAGGCCGATTTGCCTTGTGCAGCTTGGCTATCCATCCAGTGCTGGTAGTCCTCTCCTCCATGTGCCCCAGCTGTTCCATTCAACATTGGAACACTTTCCATTCCCATCATCCTCTGGGGGAGGCAGCAGAAATGTGCCAGGTCATTACAGAGTCCTTTATTAAAATCAGCATTATTCTTATTCAATAGCTTCTGCTTGGTTTCGGGTTCGCTGACACCAGCAAATAAACATTAGGTTTCCTCTGAAATAGTACATTTCTCTAAAATGTTAAACTACTCAAACATCTCAGTGTTTCTGTACGTTCTGCTAAAAATGCCATGGTGTGAAGTTACTAAAAAGTTCTGTATAGCTTTCAAGAAAATGCACTAATTTATGTACAACTGATTAGTAGCTGTATACCCCTTTTCTCAGTCATTACAAACAAACCTAGGCATACAGTATCTTGTATTAAAGACATATGCATAAAATCATTACACTACAACATAGAACTGTGTTCCAAATTTATGCAGGAAAACTGCTGTAGGCTGAAATTGTCTGTCAGATTTAAGCATAGTGCAGATACAGTGAAAAGGGAgtacattttctcttttgtaaTAACCCACTATAAATGAAGCTCCAGGGTTGGTCTTTTAATATCACTACTATTGAGAAAAAAAGCAGGACAGAAACAGAATAGATCCCCATGGCTGTTTCAAGTTACACTGGGCAAAAGTTATGATTTcactatttaattaattaaacacattaattaaCTTGAAAGTTTTGTGTTGGCGCAGAAAATAgcgtttcctctgggttctctggtctcctcccacctcccaaaaacatgttggcAGGTGGACGGGgtactctaaattgcctctagatgtgaatgagtgcgCCTGGTGCTTTGCGAAGGACTGGTATCCAAAATGTATATCAGtgtcacacccagtgttccagtGATAGGCTCAgaatccaccgcaaccctgaccaggataaagcacttactgtagatgaatgaacaaatgaacaaatgaatacaTGAATACATGAATACATGAAGTTGCACACAGAATGTATCATCACAGAATCGAATCAGACTGATTTCAGACAGACCGAGTTCTCAATATGTAAGTTGAAAGGATCTTCATCATGAATACTTTATtcttatgattacagcagcagttcttaggtacaaggCTACAGTTTATGATAAAATGTATACCGTTTTCATCGCACCAGGCAGCAGGAAAGAAATGGTCCACATTGACAGTCTGAGGACCACTGGTTAGCCTGATATATCTCGTTTtactagggaaaaaaaatctttttttttttttttctttaaaaaaaaaaaaacaaaaaaaacttgaaagCTCTAAAAACCGTGTGTAATGGAGTTCAGCTGGCCATAACCAATTTGAGCCACATCCTTCACTCACCTGTTGGTTGCCCATGAGAGCAGCCAGTTCAGGTGAAACAGGTAAAGGTTTGGCTCCTGGTATGGGATCTGAGATCACCAGATTAGATTTAGAGGCATGCTGTTGTCCGGTACCCAGTGTTCCCCCTGAGCTCATCTGCTGTGCAAGGAGAACAGCTCGATCTGGGAGTTTATGAGGGTCAGAACATGCCTGCTGCCACGTCGGGATCTTCTGCATCAGCAGCTCTTTACCCTGAgcacacacataaatattttcagttttaacagGGCTATCAACTAGTGGGAGGCATGAGTCTAAAGGAAATGCGTAAATCTACATACAGATGGCTGGGTATACTGACAAAATATACACCCAATTTTATAGAAAGTACAGCTTAACTAAAGGAAACTTTCCAAAAGTCTTCCTACACACGCacatgtgcgcgcacacacacacacacacacacacacacagctcaagtAAAGTGCAAGTGCGCTTAACTCCACATTGATTAGAGTCTTTGAtacagagagagtgatagagtgaTAGAGTGATCCCTCCTCACCGCTCTCAATTACAAAACCACAGACATCTGTCTCTATTATACTTTAAAACATGGAGGTTTTGCTCTCTGCTGTGCTACTTTAAAGCAATGAAACATCAATCTTATACCTTAAGACCTGCTTTGTCTGTTCCCACTCCACCAtcccaccatacacacacacacacacacacacacacacacccacaaaccgGGCCAGATACTACCGCATTACCCCACACTATTCTTGGCTCCAGGTCCCAGCTGGGCATTGAGACAAGAAACTCAGAGCTCATGAGCACAAACTTGCCTACACTGCAGAAAGGGAGGAAAACTGGATTTTTATGGGTTGCCCATACAGCAAGGACATTTAATTAATGCCAGCTTTGTGTGCAGTGCATGGATGGGAATAATAACGCCTGTCCAGTCAGATGGTACAGTAACTAAGAGCACTACCAACATTTTGCAGCTGCCGCCTCCTTAAAGAAGCAATTTGTAATGTTTGGCGTCCTCTGCTGCCTGTGAAGTGAGTCAGAATTGCAGTGAAATCACTGATAAACATTTCCCTACCCACTAACCAGTCCCACCCCCTCTGTTTATACTACACATTAGGGATGAAACCGAATATGGATACGTTATTCGGAATGAATAGAAATATGTTCATTGGATacaaaatacagatatgaataggaggctAACAATATTTTCAGGGCATCTGTCAAAATATACTATCCCTCCCCCTTGCATGGTGTTTTTTAACTGCTGATCTATTCCAGCCTATTCCTCAATAcctctatttattcatttactctaTATTCAGTTCTGCTGGAGAAATTAAAGAGGTAGAGCGAAAATAAAGTATTGAGacctacagagagagaaggtgaaAGAAATACTGACagtcagacaggcagacagacagacagacagagaaacagagagaccaccTACATACTCCTTCTCTGAGTCAGACTTGAAAGGTCCCCCTGCTGAGTCAATTATCACCCACGCTGCCAGCCTGGCCCCCACATGGGCACCTGCGGAGGGCATCGTGACCAACCTGACTAGGGCACTAATGgccacttgtgtgtgttttgagaacAAATGTGCAAGGACAAGGGGGAAGAAGTAGGACTTGGTGATGCTATTGTTACATTGATGATATTTAGCGGacatccttatccagagtgacttagaGAACTgttttgtagtctctatcaaaacacatcctcatgctagttcactaggtcagggactgaGAGTACCTTTCGTCTAAAAGGCCTTTTGGGGAGAAAATCTGTATTGCGATGTAAGTTAATATCATAAAGTTATATCACAATACAGATATCATAGGTATCAATCTTTTATAACACTGACCGACTGCACTGTTGTCACTAACGGCCATATTCAGAGCTGGTGACTTAAGTCCAATATTTACGCAGGGAAAGTTATGcatattcagagatgggttaGACAGATCAATTTTCTGGGCTCCCCCATTCAGATTACGCAAATCACCATCATGTACTTTACGCCTCTGGGACTgccagatttaaaaatatatatatagccaaTAGATTGTAGTATGAATAGTCctatttgtaattattgtatAAATCACTGtacatttggtttaatttaacaatatggcttccaccctcattagcttacagcagcttataaaatagcactggattcagcacatcctattattttgcatttaatttatttttatatagcgGCTGACAGTTAATTGTGCACACCACTTAACGTAGCCACAAGATATTAAATCAAGATCACACAGGGATGTAGGCTATTATATCATGcatttaattcactattttgagttGATGaggtaataaaataatgccagtgGTTTTGTTAATGTGATATCCtatgctgtaaagaaaatgtgctgacagtttgaaggataagctgaccgagAATTCATCTGCTGCGCTTAATCTCACATCAAGCAAGTGCAGTTGGTAATTTCATCTATAAAAAATTCGGTCTTCACAATAAGCAGTGACTCtgattaaaccttttttttgtggatgataaaattaaacacatgtACCTGAGACATGCGtctgttttactcaaactccGCCCTGTGTAAGTAACTCTcatgtaacttctgaatagtgcTTAAGCCTGTTGTTACGAATATGGCCCATTAAGAAGTAACTGACCAACCCCTTAATTTCTCTGCTTATCCTCTTGGGAGATTAAGAGGACAAATGTTAAAATTTGGTTTGTGCCAAATACTtacttttctctccttttccatGCTGAATAATTTACAGACAAATTGTTAATTACAGTAAGGTAGTGGAAGCAACATTAAAACATGTTTGTACAAAgtgttttactttcttttctatttcatgttaaataatttattttagaagatataaatgtatatacagtggacataaaaagtctacacacccctgttaaaatgccaggcttctgtgatgtaaaaaaatgagaccaaggtaaatcatttcagaaattttcccacctttaatgtgacctataacctgtacaactcaattgaaaaacaaactgaaatcttttaggttaGGCgagtaaaaatggaaaaaacaaaataatgtggttgcataagtgcacacccttaaactaatactttgttgaagcaccttttgattttattacagcactcagtctttttgggtatgagtctatcagcatggcacatcttgacttggcaatattcgGCCACTCTTCATTGCAAAAACGCTCCAAATCTGTAAGATCTTCAGATCACCccttggattcaggtctgggctctggctgggccattccaaaactttaatcttcttctggtgaagccattcttttgttgatttggatgtatgctttgggtcgttgtcgtgctgaaagatgaagtttttcttcatcttcagctttctagcagaagcctgaaggttttgtgccaatattgactggtatttggaactgttcataatttcctccaccttgactaAGGCCTCAgatccagctgaagaaaaacagccccaaagcatgatgcttccaccaccatgcttcactgtgggtatggtgttcttctggtgatgtGCCGTGttctttttgtgccaaacataccttttggaattatggccaaaaagttcaaccttggtttcatcagaccataacacattttcccacatgcttttgggagacttcaaatgtgtttttgcacaatttagccaggcttggatgtttttctttgtaagaaaaagcttccgtcttgccaccctaccccatagcccagacatatgaagaatacgggagattgttgtcacatgtactacacagccagtacttgcccgaaattcctgcagctcctttaatgttgctgtaggcctcttggcagcctccctgaccagttttcttctcgtcttttcatcaattttggagggacgtccagttcttggtaatgtcgctgttgcaccacattttctccacttgatgatgatggtcttcactgtgttccatggtatatctaatgccttggaaattcttttgtacccttctcctgactgataccttttaataatcagatccctctgatgctgtggaagctctctgtggaccatggcttttgctgtaaggtgcgactaagaaaatgtcaggaaaagcctactagaacagctgaactttatttggggttaatcagaggcactttaaatgatgACTTTAAAAGGTGTGTACTGACtcctatttaacatgagtttgaatgcgattgcttaattctgaacatagccacatccccagttataagagggtgtgcacacttatgcaaccacattattttgttttttttatttttacttgccaagcctaaaagatttcagtttgtttttcagatgagatgtacaggttataggtcacattaaaggtggaaaaagttctgaaatgatttatcttggtctcatttttttttacatcaccagaaacctggcattttaacaggggtgtgtaaactttttatatccaccgCAGCTGTAGATAAGAGCTTTAAATAAGGGTATTTGGGAATTATTTAGACATACTCAGTTTATTAATCTATACTGTTCTATAGACATGAATTTGCTTTTTCCAACTTAGAAATTCCACTTAAAGTTTATCTGGATTATGAAAAAAAGAGTTGTGTCTCAAACACACTTCTCAGTCATATCTCCTTCATGCTGTAGCCTTTATTTGCTCGGTTGGCCTTGGTGGCAGACGGTGATTAACCACTCAGTAGTCTGAGGGTGTTAGCCGTGGGCGACGGTGTGGAGATTCAGAGATGATGGTGTCTCTGTGGGAAGATGGTCTGTTCCTTTAATGATATTTTGTTCCTGAGACTTTCCTGAAGTTTATTATGAGTATGAGATTTGtgcaaaggtgtgtgtgtgtgtgtgtgtgtgtgtgtgtgtgttaatccaTTTTGTCAATAGATTCGTAGTCATTACTATTCTCTCATTTTTTAcctttcttcatttctctctatctgtgaaGGGAATAAAGAGGTTGGGATGTGCCCCCATTTTCAACTCAACTTCTCATCCTCCTACACAACCATTATGTTCAACCACATCTCAGTCAAACACAGGAAAAGTCTCCATCAAACCACTCAGTCTCTCAGTGTGTCTTCCTACGCATTCATGtgcactctttcactctctcatcTATAGGGTTTATTGTCTGGCTATGCTATGTTCTTGCAGAAGTGGGCCACACTCCCCATCTTTCTCCTTACTGTTCCTCCTCCAGACGCCTTCCCTCCCACCACTCTGTCTATCAGTGATACAGCAGCGTGGGCCACATACAGAACAGAGGATAGAAACTCATTCACCCATACAAGACTGGAgtcccccccacacacacacacaccacatcagtGTTCGTCTTTACTTTACAGCTCACCTCTATTCCCACATGGTCTGTATAACACAATGCATGTGGCTCATAGCACACTGGCACTGGCCCATGTCTATTCATCTGCTCTACTGAGTGTTTAATTAAATCTCACGCTCAAGGTAGGCAAGTCCAGGAATGGAAATCAGGAGCTACTGAAATGCTCAGGGAAACTAGTTTCATTGTGATAATGTAGCCATCTGTCAAAATTTCATGTGcaaagaaaacttcacataTGCAGACCATTGTAAAGCAGACATTTCACATAATTAGCAGCATGCTACTTTATAAGATGGTAAAGAGAGGGAATTCTTAGGGCTGAAACAGCTAATCAATGAGTATAGCTCTTTATTAATGTAGTTTACCATAGTATGATAATGACAGTAAGCAAAATAGAATAGTACTATTGGTAGGAGATTACGTAAAAGAGTCTTATATATTGTATGACATAGGTACAATGGATGGTATTTAAATTACATGAGTGGTGGCCTGGGAATACCCTTCACATGgaaaaatttaaaagttttctactatatataattctgaaaactataaatctctctctctctctctctctctctctgtatatatgcatatatttttcttaGTCCAAGTCCAAGTTTGACCTAAACCCTTTGACCTTTCGTTGTTTTGgtgaattcagccacagcaacattcAGTGGGTTTTCTCAGACCTCCAAACATTCATTAATAAGCTTTAAACATGGTGAGGAATAATGTAaagtatattaatgtgcttttaACATGTCCAATAGTGTCTACTACCAAGAACTgtattatttaatcattaatcaatTCATTATCATCAACTATGCTTTCAGTCAAAGTATCTACTACTGTTTACTTAACTACTTAATAGTAAAGAATGAAGAAATATTTCATATCAGTCTTGGTAGTGAACCCTGTGGTATTTTTCCAAGCAACCTAAATTTTAAGGCTCAA
The sequence above is a segment of the Pangasianodon hypophthalmus isolate fPanHyp1 chromosome 12, fPanHyp1.pri, whole genome shotgun sequence genome. Coding sequences within it:
- the baiap2b gene encoding brain-specific angiogenesis inhibitor 1-associated protein 2 isoform X6; protein product: MVVTGTSKMSRADEVHRITENVYKSIMEQFNPCLRNFVAMGKTYEKALSRDVLFQMAEVHRQIQMQLEDMLKSFHNELLTELEKKVELDARYLNAALKKYQMEHRSKGESLEKCQAELKKLRRKSQQGSKTASKYRDSEMQYVEAISSRQSELDNHIAEGYKNALTEERRRYCFLVDRNCAVAKSTNTYHTKGKELLMQKIPTWQQACSDPHKLPDRAVLLAQQMSSGGTLGTGQQHASKSNLVISDPIPGAKPLPVSPELAALMGNQQRMMGMESVPMLNGTAGAHGGEDYQHWMDSQAAQGKSASTQVHRHSGEIYSNTLPVRKVAPIKGKSTLAETQTLPRSSSVAAGLERNGRTRVQAIFSHSAGDNNTLLSFTEGDIITLLVPEARDGWHYGESEKTRMRGWFPFSYTRVIPETDSSRLGVSFQHGRSCSTGNLLEREPMVLPSPDYSSTSRLMAQNASLGRHQRTYSVATPGFSQQGLDSYEARFPTRHKSSKGSTTGSCQCFFFLH
- the baiap2b gene encoding brain-specific angiogenesis inhibitor 1-associated protein 2 isoform X4, with the protein product MVVTGTSKMSRADEVHRITENVYKSIMEQFNPCLRNFVAMGKTYEKALSSVTFAAKGYFDALVRMGELASESHGSKDLEEAAWDVLFQMAEVHRQIQMQLEDMLKSFHNELLTELEKKVELDARYLNAALKKYQMEHRSKGESLEKCQAELKKLRRKSQQGSKTASKYRDSEMQYVEAISSRQSELDNHIAEGYKNALTEERRRYCFLVDRNCAVAKSTNTYHTKGKELLMQKIPTWQQACSDPHKLPDRAVLLAQQMSSGGTLGTGQQHASKSNLVISDPIPGAKPLPVSPELAALMGNQQRMMGMESVPMLNGTAGAHGGEDYQHWMDSQAAQGKSASTQVHRHSGEIYSNTLPVRKVAPIKGKSTLAETQTLPRSSSVAAGLERNGRTRVQAIFSHSAGDNNTLLSFTEGDIITLLVPEARDGWHYGESEKTRMRGWFPFSYTRVIPETDSSRLGVSFQHGRSCSTGNLLEREPMVLPSPDYSSTSRLMAQNASLGRHQRTYSVATPGFSQQGLDSYEARFPTSMGPEFARF
- the baiap2b gene encoding brain-specific angiogenesis inhibitor 1-associated protein 2 isoform X2; protein product: MVVTGTSKMSRADEVHRITENVYKSIMEQFNPCLRNFVAMGKTYEKALSSVTFAAKGYFDALVRMGELASESHGSKDLEEAAWDVLFQMAEVHRQIQMQLEDMLKSFHNELLTELEKKVELDARYLNAALKKYQMEHRSKGESLEKCQAELKKLRRKSQQGSKTASKYRDSEMQYVEAISSRQSELDNHIAEGYKNALTEERRRYCFLVDRNCAVAKSTNTYHTKGKELLMQKIPTWQQACSDPHKLPDRAVLLAQQMSSGGTLGTGQQHASKSNLVISDPIPGAKPLPVSPELAALMGNQQRMMGMESVPMLNGTAGAHGGEDYQHWMDSQAAQGKSASTQVHRHSGEIYSNTLPVRKVAPIKGKSTLAETQTLPRSSSVAAGLERNGRTRVQAIFSHSAGDNNTLLSFTEGDIITLLVPEARDGWHYGESEKTRMRGWFPFSYTRVIPETDSSRLGVSFQHGRSCSTGNLLEREPMVLPSPDYSSTSRLMAQNASLGRHQRTYSVATPGFSQQGLDSYEARFPTRRPDPFSTFMS
- the baiap2b gene encoding brain-specific angiogenesis inhibitor 1-associated protein 2 isoform X1, coding for MVVTGTSKMSRADEVHRITENVYKSIMEQFNPCLRNFVAMGKTYEKALSSVTFAAKGYFDALVRMGELASESHGSKDLGDVLFQMAEVHRQIQMQLEDMLKSFHNELLTELEKKVELDARYLNAALKKYQMEHRSKGESLEKCQAELKKLRRKSQQGSKTASKYRDSEMQYVEAISSRQSELDNHIAEGYKNALTEERRRYCFLVDRNCAVAKSTNTYHTKGKELLMQKIPTWQQACSDPHKLPDRAVLLAQQMSSGGTLGTGQQHASKSNLVISDPIPGAKPLPVSPELAALMGNQQRMMGMESVPMLNGTAGAHGGEDYQHWMDSQAAQGKSASTQVHRHSGEIYSNTLPVRKVAPIKGKSTLAETQTLPRSSSVAAGLERNGRTRVQAIFSHSAGDNNTLLSFTEGDIITLLVPEARDGWHYGESEKTRMRGWFPFSYTRVIPETDSSRLGVSFQHGRSCSTGNLLEREPMVLPSPDYSSTSRLMAQNASLGRHQRTYSVATPGFSQQGLDSYEARFPTRHKSSKGSTTGSCQCFFFLH
- the baiap2b gene encoding brain-specific angiogenesis inhibitor 1-associated protein 2 isoform X3 gives rise to the protein MVVTGTSKMSRADEVHRITENVYKSIMEQFNPCLRNFVAMGKTYEKALSSVTFAAKGYFDALVRMGELASESHGSKDLEEAAWDVLFQMAEVHRQIQMQLEDMLKSFHNELLTELEKKVELDARYLNAALKKYQMEHRSKGESLEKCQAELKKLRRKSQQGSKTASKYRDSEMQYVEAISSRQSELDNHIAEGYKNALTEERRRYCFLVDRNCAVAKSTNTYHTKGKELLMQKIPTWQQACSDPHKLPDRAVLLAQQMSSGGTLGTGQQHASKSNLVISDPIPGAKPLPVSPELAALMGNQQRMMGMESVPMLNGTAGAHGGEDYQHWMDSQAAQGKSASTQVHRHSGEIYSNTLPVRKVAPIKGKSTLAETQTLPRSSSVAAGLERNGRTRVQAIFSHSAGDNNTLLSFTEGDIITLLVPEARDGWHYGESEKTRMRGWFPFSYTRVIPETDSSRLGVSFQHGRSCSTGNLLEREPMVLPSPDYSSTSRLMAQNASLGRHQRTYSVATPGFSQQGLDSYEARFPTSSEVKLISTV
- the baiap2b gene encoding brain-specific angiogenesis inhibitor 1-associated protein 2 isoform X5, which produces MVVTGTSKMSRADEVHRITENVYKSIMEQFNPCLRNFVAMGKTYEKALSSVTFAAKGYFDALVRMGELASESHGSKDLEEAAWDVLFQMAEVHRQIQMQLEDMLKSFHNELLTELEKKVELDARYLNAALKKYQMEHRSKGESLEKCQAELKKLRRKSQQGSKTASKYRDSEMQYVEAISSRQSELDNHIAEGYKNALTEERRRYCFLVDRNCAVAKSTNTYHTKGKELLMQKIPTWQQACSDPHKLPDRAVLLAQQMSSGGTLGTGQQHASKSNLVISDPIPGAKPLPVSPELAALMGNQQRMMGMESVPMLNGTAGAHGGEDYQHWMDSQAAQGKSASTQVHRHSGEIYSNTLPVRKVAPIKGKSTLAETQTLPRSSSVAAGLERNGRTRVQAIFSHSAGDNNTLLSFTEGDIITLLVPEARDGWHYGESEKTRMRGWFPFSYTRVIPETDSSRLGVSFQHGRSCSTGNLLEREPMVLPSPDYSSTSRLMAQNASLGRHQRTYSVATPGFSQQGLDSYEARFPTSWSGRL